Proteins from a genomic interval of Corynebacterium freiburgense:
- a CDS encoding potassium channel family protein, translating to MRETFRKRFGAELELDDLPDHALLNIIRIPEQGTYSPWALIARRVVYALLLMAAISLIVYFDKDGYSEDLTFIDAVYYAAVSLSTTGYGDITPVTQHARLINITIITPVRIAFLILLVGTTLSVLTEETRRALQIQRWRKKMRNHTVVVGYGTKGRSAVAALLADGTPPSQIVVVDTDTQALDLASSQGLVTVQGSATKADVLKLAGVTRARAVVVAPNMDDTAVLVTLSVREIAPSATIVASVRESENLHLLKQSGADSVVISSETAGRMLGLATVTPSVVEMMEDLLSPDEGFSIAERVVREDEVGANPRHLADIVLGVVRSGELYRIDSPEAEIVEPGDRLLYVRRVFNDEVREL from the coding sequence ATGCGTGAAACATTCCGGAAGCGGTTTGGGGCAGAGCTTGAGCTTGATGATCTGCCTGACCATGCGCTACTCAATATTATTCGTATCCCAGAGCAGGGAACCTATAGTCCGTGGGCGCTTATTGCCCGCCGTGTGGTGTATGCGCTATTGCTTATGGCGGCAATTTCTCTCATTGTGTATTTTGACAAAGACGGCTATAGCGAAGACCTTACTTTTATCGACGCCGTCTATTATGCTGCAGTATCACTATCCACCACTGGATACGGTGATATTACCCCGGTGACACAGCACGCCCGCCTTATCAATATTACGATTATCACCCCGGTTCGTATCGCGTTCCTGATCTTACTGGTCGGTACCACCCTTTCCGTACTGACCGAAGAAACCCGAAGGGCGCTGCAAATCCAGCGTTGGAGGAAAAAGATGCGCAATCATACCGTCGTTGTTGGGTATGGAACCAAAGGCCGATCTGCTGTGGCCGCACTTCTTGCCGATGGCACCCCACCCAGCCAAATCGTTGTAGTAGACACCGATACCCAAGCCCTTGACCTTGCCTCTAGCCAGGGGCTTGTTACCGTGCAAGGATCTGCGACAAAAGCCGACGTGCTTAAACTGGCTGGTGTTACCCGTGCTCGTGCCGTTGTAGTTGCCCCAAATATGGACGATACGGCTGTCCTGGTCACCCTTTCTGTACGAGAAATCGCCCCCAGTGCAACGATTGTGGCTAGTGTGCGGGAATCAGAAAACCTCCACCTACTCAAACAATCCGGGGCCGATAGCGTAGTAATCTCCTCTGAAACCGCTGGCCGAATGTTAGGTTTAGCCACCGTCACCCCATCCGTGGTGGAAATGATGGAAGATCTTCTCTCCCCAGATGAAGGCTTCTCTATCGCCGAACGCGTAGTGCGGGAAGATGAGGTCGGTGCCAACCCACGTCACCTCGCCGATATTGTGCTTGGTGTGGTGCGCTCCGGTGAGCTAT